In one Plasmodium falciparum 3D7 genome assembly, chromosome: 14 genomic region, the following are encoded:
- a CDS encoding LCCL domain-containing protein: MTKLFFINYAFVIIFSFNLFVKCGDDISNTFFKFEFCEATSTFSSIGENGLPQYAAENALTRGSGYWCSEGKHNVNDVVSWIGHLKNVRSLNGIIIHWAYTPGEVSILASYDGNEPYEEVVPYQLLESRVGNVVQNIIFNHVIRAKSIKVNMRHAIHDYFGINFTNVLGSRDPTLRIQSGMSSLTQDLCLQIDEKNEVVLDGCITAISYLDGRDLWKLNSKNQIYNPINNLCITLKDNLIANGGRLILEDCNASLEHNDGRSSWQLLPNNQLKILRNGNFCLSQDGHKSGSIDVAFHKECTSTLSSDNKNHSPDKVVDGLLDTFWVSQEFNLDTAPDSVHFDVNLGSIYKLQKAIIDWKYPATKYSISLSNDGENYKEVSSNLANFLRSTINNLHNTEAQYIRLTLMAPNPEFSEENKLFYGIKKFSVYSNRIKSIVDDCDKIKDTDDARDKYFFEFVSEVNLQEGKELKRLDNELQLYAEKIQNEALKIQSLNPKLKKCKLEKEKRHKDISNIKNVILKNIYEVIKQTENIIKMNPLSSYYSTSTKELGQTSDNPADNCFHLKNALPSSPSGFYYVLTTCSQNVLRVFCDMKMGATYYIPSVDNKIINKLKDVENVCATYGLNPIHLYHESQIYTLRKVFDTMDINITNPVPLAIRKEDSEFYYSLDFQTNVHDIIAKFGTPVGNTFGINNIGITFFDSSSSEMSAFVCSDNINSINLPEPFVNLDCQSSLKETNEIEKMIGNEYLIKCPHDCLERDIEESVIGGEGNIYSEDSSICLSAIHAGIYDKHYLIHLRVINALNEYGGFFQNGIISESFFNNTQEVGFKLFHVPPKCPKDDITSNINNNNNYYYYDNNNSNAMFSFLELDNKMNNVNDKFDNNDYTYVDSSTADAINDLITIVNKQVGSTDTTFLALINKQSIKIISNARRYLKPTEIFEKNIELLSNETLKDVEKVFNLIKVLSSKINSELEKKKYKLEILVDERLRQKEFESWKLDNIDNIYDTFEIINSVQLQQIGKWNILDNPLYEGINGITLIQNVRVYNSPENSVINSFNGSYAFLRYKSFYDFVFSTYVNIKGVGSVGLIFRSYDKYNFYMLELNNDRQKNEFNKRLLKFENNIVTELAIVNGNDLQEGDWFVVRIECIGSKIIITVLKTNKPIYELPKPDIIINDDFTSSGTIGFYTYGIDNVQFTNITVESVECSTKEILSYNISPISCNIYEEYYVGKFNKSYIPFDSENSNSGSSNWKFAKNIGNEKHVILQNSNMKQIENEEQIPSFIILQNKSCQTGVLNFSVYPECSNGIVGTMFKFLDSKNYTILEIGSGFTRLRQNVNGKFQLLSKSIISGYKEHIWNRVTVSFSSNNINVNLGTGFMTYPIFSLIGLHLSDGESVGFTSYNCSNVSFSNIYMHPFDFKPYTPTPTLDTESFLPPIFSKFDQATIKEEDQSQDMGYKQIGDNKNSDISKDSPIDKHSFEDSTRQMKKDAYYCATHKNIVDIINYCNQYDKENDNCTNEFCTICCNNIDTKEEEDIRTCEILCQKLDDKILQTSEVLNYLKKSCIESPNEELKKSCEDDNDKEECLIEMCEMCCQSVTIPDDLLTSHMDIDSLTNHCISLCDKP, from the exons ATGACAAAATTGTTTTTCATTAATTATGCgtttgtaataattttttcgtttaatttatttgttaagTGTGGAGATGACATAAGtaatactttttttaaatttgaaTTTTGTGAAGCTACTTCTACTTTTTCAAGTATTGGTGAAAATGGTCTACCACAATATGCTGCTGAAAATGCCTTAACCAGAGGTTCCGGATATTGGTGTTCAGAAGGGAAACATAATGTTAATGATGTCGTTTCTTGGATAGGCCACTTAAAAAATGTACGATCTCTGAATGGGATAATAATACATTGGGCCTATACACCTGGAGAAGTATCCATTTTAGCTAGCTATGATGGTAACGAACCATATGAGGAAGTAGTTCCATATCAACTACTTGAATCTAGAGTTG gAAATGttgtacaaaatataattttcaatCATGTTATTAGAGCAAAATCTATTAAGGTTAATATGAGACATGCTATTCATGATTATTTTGGTATAAATTTTACCAACGTGTTAGGTTCAAGAGATCCAACCTTAAGAATCCAAAGTGGGATGTCTAGCTTGACACAAGATCTATGTTTACAAATCGATGAAAAGAATGAAGTGGTTTTAGATGGATGTATTACTGCTATATCCTATTTAGATGGTCGAGATTTGTGGAAATTAAATTCtaaaaatcaaatatataatccaATTAATAATCTATGTATAACATTAAAAGATAATTTAATAGCAAATGGTGGTAGACTCATATTAGAGGATTGTAATGCAAGCTTAGAACATAATGATGGACGTAGTAGTTGGCAATTATTACCAAATAATcaattgaaaatattaagaaatgGCAATTTTTGTTTATCCCAAGATGGTCATAAATCTGGAAGTATTGATGTTGCTTTTCATAAAGAATGTACGTCTACATTATCATCAGATAATAAGAATCATTCACCTGATAAAGTTGTTGATGGGCTTTTGGACACGTTTTGGGTATCACAAGAATTCAATTTGGATACTGCTCCAGATTCAGTGCATTTTGATGTAAATTTAggtagtatatataaattacaaaaaGCTATTATTGACTGGAAATATCCAGCCACCAAATATTCAATCAGTTTAAGCAATGATGGTGAAAATTATAAGGAGGTTAGTAGTAATTTAGCGAATTTTTTAAGAAGTACTATAAACAATTTACATAATACAGAAGCCCAATATATCAGATTAACCCTAATGGCACCGAATCCTGAGTTCtctgaagaaaataaattattttatggtataaaaaaattttctgTATATTCTAACAGAATTAAATCTATTGTTGATGATtgtgataaaataaaagatacaGATGATGCTCGAGATAAATACTTTTTTGAGTTTGTATCTGAAGTGAATTTACAAGAAGGGAAAGAATTAAAACGATTAGATAATGAATTACAACTATATGctgaaaaaatacaaaatgaaGCTTTAAAAATACAAAGTTTAAATcctaaattaaaaaagtgTAAGTTagaaaaagagaaaagaCATAAAGATAttagtaatataaaaaatgttattcttaaaaatatatatgaagttATTAAACAAAcggaaaatattataaaaatgaatccATTAAGTTCTTACTATTCTACATCAACAAAAGAATTAGGACAAACAAGTGATAATCCAGCAGATAATtgttttcatttaaaaaatgcgTTACCTAGTTCTCCTTCAggtttttattatgtattaacTACATGTTCTCAAAATGTGTTAAGAGTATTTTGTGATATGAAAATGGGTGctacatattatattccaTCTGTTgacaataaaattattaacaaATTAAAAGATGTTGAAAATGTATGTGCCACATATGGATTGAATcctattcatttatatcatgAAAGTCAAATATATACCTTAAGAAAAGTATTTGATACTATGGATATAAACATAACAAATCCAGTTCCTTTAGCTATTCGTAAAGAAGATTCTGAGTTTTATTATTCTCTTGATTTTCAAACAAATGTTCATGACATTATAGCCAAATTTGGAACTCCTGTAGGTAATACATttggtataaataatattgggATAACCTTCTTTGATTCATCCAGTAGTGAAATGTCTGCTTTTGTATGTtcggataatataaattccaTCAATTTACCAGAACCATTTGTAAATTTGGATTGTCAAAGTAGTTTAAAAGAAACAAATGAAATCGAGAAGATGATTGgaaatgaatatttaattaaatgtCCTCACGACTGTTTAGAAAGGGATATTGAAGAGAGTGTCATAGGTGGTGaaggtaatatatattctgaAGATAGTTCAATATGTTTATCTGCTATACATGCTGGGATATATGATAAGCACTATTTAATACATCTAAGGGTTATTAATGCTTTAAATGAATATGGAGGTTTTTTCCAAAATGGTATTATATCAGAaagtttttttaataatacccAAGAAGTTggatttaaattatttcacGTTCCTCCCAAATGTCCAAAGGATGATATTACtagtaatattaataataataataattattattattatgataataataatagtaatgcAATGTTTTCTTTCCTAGAGTTGGacaataaaatgaataatgttAATGATAAATTTGATAATAACGATTATACGTATGTTGACTCTTCTACTGCTGATGCTATTAACGATTTGATAACTATAGTAAATAAGCAAGTTGGTAGCACAGATACAACTTTTTTagcattaataaataaacaatcaataaaaattatttcaaaCGCAAGGAGATATCTAAAACCAACAgaaatatttgaaaaaaatatagaactTTTATCTAATGAAACACTAAAAGATGTAGAAAAAGTATTCAATTTGATAAAAGTATTATCATCAAAAATTAATTCCGAGTtggagaagaaaaaatataaattagaaATTTTAGTAGATGAAAGATTAAGACAAAAGGAATTTGAATCCTGGAAATtagataatatagataaCATTTATGATACATTCGAAATAATTAATTCTGTACAATTACAACAAATTGGAAAATGGAACATATTAGATAATCCATTATATGAAGGTATAAATGGTATAACATTAATTCAAAATGTACGTGTTTACAATTCACCGGAAAATAGTGTGATCAATTCATTTAATGGAAGTTATGCTTTTTTAAGatataaatcattttatGATTTTGTATTCTCaacatatgtaaatataaaaggtGTAGGATCGGTTGGACTCATATTTAGATCATATgacaaatataatttttatatgctagaattaaataatgatagaCAAAAGAATGAATTTAATAAGAGATTGCTAAaatttgaaaataatatagtaaCTGAATTAGCTATTGTTAATGGAAATGATTTACAAGAAGGAGATTGGTTTGTAGTTAGAATAGAATGTATAGGATCTAAAATAATCATAACAGTtcttaaaacaaataaacctATATATGAATTACCAAAACctgatataataataaatgatgatTTCACTTCCTCTGGAACTATTGGATTTTATACCTATGGTATAGATAATGTAcaatttacaaatataacaGTAGAATCGGTAGAATGTTCAACAAAGGAAATATTATCATACAATATTTCTCCCATAagttgtaatatatatgaagaatattatgtaggaaaatttaataaatcatatataccATTTGATTCAGAGAATTCAAATAGTGGTTCATCTAATTGGAAATTCGCAAAAAATATTGGAAATGAAAAACATGTTATACTACAAAATTCAAATATGAAACAaatagaaaatgaagaacaaataccttcttttattattttacaaaaCAAAAGTTGTCAAACTGGTGTTCTAAATTTTTCAGTTTATCCTGAATGTAGTAATGGAATTGTAGGTACTATGTTCAAATTTTTAGATTCCAAAAATTATACCATCTTAGAAATAGGATCTGGATTTACGCGCTTAAGACAAAACGTGAATGGGAAATTTCAATTATTATCTAAATCTATTATTTCTGGATATAAGGAACACATATGGAATCGTGTAACCGTATCCTTTAGctctaataatattaatgtaaaTTTAGGTACTGGATTTATGACATATCCTATATTTAGTTTAATTGGATTACATTTATCGGATGGAGAATCCGTTGGATTTACTTCTTATAATTGTTCAAATGTATCCTTTAGTAATATCTATATGCATCCTTTTGATTTTAAACCTTATACTCCAACACCTACTTTAGATACTGAAAGTTTCTTACCTCCAATTTTCTCAAAATTTGACCAAGCTACCATAAAAGAGGAAGATCAATCACAAGACATGGGATACAAACAAATAGGTGACAATAAAAATTCTGATATTAGTAAAGATTCGCCAATAGATAAACATTCCTTTGAGGATTCGACTCGTCAAATGAAGAAGGATGCTTATTATTGTGCTactcataaaaatattgttgatataataaattattgtaatcaatatgataaagaaaatgataattgTACAAATGAATTCTGTACTATATGCTGTAATAACATAGATACAAAAGAGGAAGAAGATATTAGAACATGTGAAATTTTATGTCAAAAATTGGATGATAAAATTCTTCAAACATCTGAAGTTTTGAATTATCTTAAAAAATCATGTATTGAATCTCCaaatgaagaattaaaaaaatcctgtgaagatgataatgataaagaaGAATGTTTGATAGAAATGTGTGAAATGTGTTGTCAATCTGTTACTATACCGGACGATTTGTTAACTAGCCATATGGATATTGATTCTTTGACGAATCACTGTATATCGTTATGTGATAAACCATGA
- a CDS encoding polyprenol reductase, putative produces MLHFYTKHMNNAIVFVCLYYVIDIFLLFLTFYFKSLNKWALHGKNLFLKIEKDEEPYNTKLYKFKSIFDNFIISKTYFSHFYIIGLLINSIIVFQDFQYKLKNQQNVYYHICLTNLIFEIHLLRRFFEQLFLVRTTTKSFMHIFSYLLGISFYIITPFSLYNKEKINYNWSIISPLLLFIIGNIIQFDSHLRLARLRPKGIKKSDTFYKVPYGGFFHFVSCPHYFAEILIYFSFFLLNKNITCSLNFLLVSLILIKNGILTHEWYLKVLADTYPKNRKIIFPYIL; encoded by the exons ATGCTACACTTTTATACAAAACATATGAATAATGCTATTGTTTTTGTGTGCTTATATTACgttatagatatatttcttttgttcttaaccttttattttaaatctTTAAATAAATGGGCACTACATGGGAAAAATTTATTTCTAAAAATCGAAAAAGATGAAGAACCATATAATACTAAGCTTTATAAGTTCAAAAGTATAtttgataattttataatttccaaGACTTATTTTTCACACTTTTATATCATTGGTTTACTTATTAATTCAATAATTGTATTtcaa GACTTTCAATATAAACTAAAAAATCAACAAAATg tTTATTATCACATTTGTCTAACCAATCTCATTTTTGAAATTCATTTATTAAGAAGGTTTTTCGAACAATTATTCTTAGTTAGGACCACTACAAAATCGTTCAtgcatattttttcatatctttTGGGAATAag CTTCTACATTATAACACCTTTTTCCCTCTACAATAAggagaaaataaattataactGGTCAATTATTTCCCCTCTTCTCCTTTTCATTATTGGAAATATAATTCAG TTTGACTCTCATCTTCGATTAGCTAGGCTACGCCCAAAAG gaataaaaaaaagtgacACTTTTTATAAAGTACCATATGGAggtttttttcattttgtgaGTTGTCCACATTATTTTGCagaaattttaatatatttttcgtTCTTCttattaaacaaaaatatcacatg CTCATTGAATTTCCTTTTAGTTTCATTAATCTTAATTAAAAAtg GTATACTAACGCATGAATGGTATTTAAAAGTTTTAGCTGATACGTATCCCaa GAATAGGAAAATAATCTTcccatatattttgtaa